One Mustela nigripes isolate SB6536 chromosome 5, MUSNIG.SB6536, whole genome shotgun sequence DNA segment encodes these proteins:
- the TSPYL1 gene encoding testis-specific Y-encoded-like protein 1 — protein sequence MSLLAGAERSSSPEARSLTTPGDIPGDPDPRHSLKLREETEVSQVMAEPGAGSLDAVALPPPQLPEGRGTFHAPAGCDHPAPSRGGGDCGFEATEAGQAEAPPLTEGPEAVPVSVATDNSPKNGRPSREPRGPGGEKPESFGFEVLAAVKAEEVETEKCTVSSVAVDEEVVEKERVKEEDEEQKMEVEKQVGEEGEMVEENRVGEEEKEEAGPRPLNMDLRMNPLEAIQMELDTVNAQADRAFQQLEHKFGRMRRHYLERRNYIIQNIPGFWVTAFRNHPQLSPMIRGQDAEMLRYITNLEVKELRHPRTGCKFKFFFRRNPYFRNKLIVKEYEVRASGRVVSLSTPIIWRRGHEPQSFIRRNQDVVCSFFTWFSDHSLPESDKIAEIIKEDLWPNPLQYYLLREGVRRARRRPIREPVEIPRPFGFQSG from the coding sequence ATGAGCCTCCTGGCTGGGGCTGAGAGGTCCTCTTCCCCCGAAGCCCGCAGTCTCACGACTCCCGGCGATATCCCAGGAGACCCGGACCCACGCCACAGCCTGAAGCTCCGTGAGGAGACCGAGGTATCCCAGGTGATGGCGGAGCCGGGTGCGGGAAGCTTGGACGCGGTCGCGCTCCCACCGCCTCAGCTTCCAGAGGGGCGGGGAACCTTCCACGCCCCCGCGGGCTGTGACCACCCAGCCCCGAGCCGAGGCGGTGGGGATTGCGGTTTCGAGGCGACCGAAGCGGGGCAGGCGGAGGCTCCGCCTCTCACGGAAGGCCCGGAAGCTGTGCCGGTGTCCGTGGCAACGGACAACAGCCCGAAAAATGGCCGCCCGAGCCGAGAGCCGCGCGGCCCCGGTGGGGAGAAGCCGGAGAGCTTCGGGTTTGAGGTCTTGGCAGCGGTGAAGGCCGAGGAGGTGGAGACCGAGAAGTGCACCGTTTCCTCGGTAGCAGTGGATGAGGAGGTGGTGGAGAAGGAAAGAGTGAAGGAGGAGGACGAGGAACAAAAGATGGAAGTAGAGAAGCAAGTAGGTGAAGAAGGAGAAATGGTGGAGGAAAacagagtgggggaggaggagaaggaagaagcgGGGCCCCGACCCTTGAATATGGATCTCCGCATGAACCCCCTGGAAGCCATCCAGATGGAACTGGACACTGTGAATGCTCAGGCCGACAGGGCCTTTCAGCAACTGGAGCATAAATTTGGGCGAATGCGTCGGCACTACCTGGAGAGGAGAAACTACATCATTCAGAATATCCCGGGCTTCTGGGTCACCGCCTTTCGGAACCACCCCCAGTTGTCCCCCATGATTAGGGGCCAAGATGCAGAGATGCTAAGATACATAACCAATTTGGAGGTCAAGGAGCTGAGACACCCTAGAACTGGCTGCAAATTCAAGTTCTTCTTTCGAAGAAACCCTTACTTCAGAAACAAGCTTATTGTCAAAGAATACGAGGTCAGAGCCTCCGGCCGGGTGGTGTCTCTTTCCACTCCAATCATATGGCGCCGGGGCCATGAACCTCAGTCCTTCATTCGCCGGAACCAAGATGTCGTCTGCAGTTTCTTCACCTGGTTTTCAGACCACAGCCTTCCAGAGTCCGACAAGATTGCTGAGATTATCAAAGAGGATTTGTGGCCCAATCCACTGCAGTATTACCTGTTGCGTGAAGGAGTCCGCAGAGCCAGACGTCGTCCAATAAGAGAGCCAGTAGAGATCCCCAGGCCCTTTGGATTCCAGTCTGGTTAG